From a region of the Solanum stenotomum isolate F172 chromosome 2, ASM1918654v1, whole genome shotgun sequence genome:
- the LOC125855550 gene encoding uncharacterized protein LOC125855550: MAGVAILLDLLKKNPSFNGQTLHSYGIFSAKLATTAAAASVAASYPFASRAFFGNGAARVAFCDAGTGFSEDYISTIQSESIINLQYDSLKHSTKQYNLELKPLFSAFMWRNLALTSLRSFLLFYLPLVEPRTNMDDDDDDDDDFLKDTEEDRRVDLVTPFKKSVKQIGRETAVVTTRRVLERLAVHYVSQRMAWKLLKDVPKSAARKAQRGMPSMIYFCSVTKTTCRGHFLGVLASWFVQVGIDIWRFFKSKQDDDTLDGSEKMKLLGRKISIVTVRCSASLVFASIGAGIGAMMFRPTTGQWIGCAIGDVAGPVIVAFCFDKVLHMEL, translated from the exons ATGGCGGGAGTAGCTATATTATTGGATCTACTGAAGAAAAATCCAAGCTTTAATGGTCAAACCCTTCATTCTTATGGTATTTTCTCAGCCAAGTTGGCTACCACAGCTGCTGCTGCTTCTGTTGCTGCTAGTTACCCTTTTGCTTCTAGGGCTTTTTTTGG TAATGGTGCAGCACGAGTTGCATTTTGCGATGCTGGCACGGGATTTTCTGAAGATTATATATCTACCATACAAAGTGAATCAATAATTAACTTGCAGTATGATTCATTGAAGCACAGTACCAAACAATACAACCTTGAGTTAAAACCTTTATTCTCAGCATTCATGTGGAGGAATCTTGCACTGACCTCTTTGAGATCTttcctattattttatttacctCTTGTGGAGCCTCGTACTAAcatggatgatgatgatgatgatgatgatgatttctTAAAGGATACTGAGGAAGATCGCCGTGTCGACTTGGTGACTCCTTTCAAGAAATCAGTGAAACAGATTGGTCGTGAG ACTGCTGTTGTAACAACAAGACGTGTCCTGGAAAGATTGGCTGTCCACTATGTTTCACAGCGAATGGCATGGAAGCTTCTAAAAG ATGTTCCCAAGTCAGCTGCACGCAAGGCTCAAAGGGGAATGCCTAGTATGATCTATTTTTGCAGTGTTACAAAAACAACATGCAGAG GTCATTTTCTGGGAGTTTTGGCATCATGGTTTGTTCAAGTTGGCATTGATATCTGGCGATTTTTCAAATCTAAACAAGACGATGACACACTTGATGGATCAGAAAAAATGAAGCTTCTAGGAAGGAAGATTTCCATTGTTACTGTCAGATGTAGTGCGTCTCTTGTTTTTGCTTCTATAGGGGCAGGGATAGGAGCAATGATGTTTCGCCCTACAACTGGCCAGTGGATTG GATGCGCTATTGGAGATGTGGCTGGACCAGTCATTGTAGCCTTTTGCTTTGACAAAGTTCTTCACATGGAACTGTGA